The following proteins come from a genomic window of Kitasatospora sp. NBC_01246:
- a CDS encoding glycosyltransferase family 2 protein, whose amino-acid sequence MGNRPAELNALIESVRAQEGPTVELAVVANGAPLPPLPPGVRSVELPENLGIPGGRNVGIELFGKDGREVDAVLFLDDDGRLPGTDSARLLREAFSADPELGIVSFRIADPDTGVTQRRHVPRLRASDPLRSSRVTTFLGGASAVRCTVFEQAGQLPAEFFYAHEETDLAWRALDAGWAIDYRADVVLHHPTTSPARHATYFHNVARNRVWLARRNLPALFVPLYLGTWFLLTLARRPSPEALKAWWGGFRAGWREPCGTRRPMRWRTVWRLTRLGRPPVI is encoded by the coding sequence ATGGGCAACCGCCCGGCCGAGCTGAACGCGCTGATCGAGTCGGTCCGCGCCCAGGAGGGCCCGACCGTCGAACTGGCCGTGGTCGCCAACGGCGCCCCGCTGCCGCCGCTGCCGCCGGGCGTGCGCAGCGTCGAGCTGCCGGAGAACCTCGGCATCCCGGGCGGCCGCAACGTCGGCATCGAGCTGTTCGGCAAGGACGGCCGGGAGGTCGACGCCGTCCTCTTCCTGGACGACGACGGCCGGCTCCCGGGCACCGACTCGGCCCGGCTGCTGCGCGAGGCCTTCAGCGCCGACCCGGAGCTGGGGATCGTCAGCTTCCGGATCGCCGACCCCGACACCGGCGTCACCCAGCGCCGGCACGTCCCCCGGCTGCGCGCCAGCGACCCGCTGCGCTCCTCCCGGGTGACCACCTTCCTGGGCGGCGCGAGCGCCGTGCGCTGCACGGTGTTCGAACAGGCCGGCCAGCTGCCCGCCGAGTTCTTCTACGCGCACGAGGAGACCGACCTCGCCTGGCGCGCGCTGGACGCCGGCTGGGCCATCGACTACCGGGCGGACGTGGTGCTCCACCACCCGACCACCTCGCCCGCCCGGCACGCCACGTACTTCCACAACGTGGCCCGCAACAGGGTGTGGCTCGCGAGACGGAACCTTCCGGCCCTGTTCGTGCCTCTCTATCTGGGAACCTGGTTCCTGCTGACCCTGGCCCGCCGCCCCTCCCCGGAGGCGCTCAAGGCCTGGTGGGGCGGGTTCCGGGCGGGCTGGCGCGAACCCTGCGGTACGCGGCGGCCCATGCGATGGCGTACCGTTTGGCGACTGACCAGGCTGGGCCGACCGCCGGTCATCTGA